Proteins encoded in a region of the Oncorhynchus keta strain PuntledgeMale-10-30-2019 chromosome 3, Oket_V2, whole genome shotgun sequence genome:
- the LOC127914900 gene encoding uncharacterized protein LOC127914900 isoform X37, with protein MIYIRLTLREISSTARFYTVMIYIRLTLREISSTDRFYTVIIYIRLTLREISSTDRFYTVMIYIRLTVREISSTARFYTVIIYIRLTLREISSTARFYTVIIYIRLTLREISSTARFYTVIIYIRLTLREISSTARFYTVIIYIRLTLREISSTARFYTVIIYIRLTLREISSTARIYTVIIYIRLTLREISSTARFYTVIIYIRLTLREISSTARFYTVIIYIRLTLREISSTARFYTVIIYIRLTLREISSTARFYTVIIYIRLTLREISSTARFYTVIIYIRLTLREISSTARFYTVIIYIRLTLREISSTARFYTVIIYIRLTLREISSTARFYTVIIYIRLPLREISSTARFYTIIIYIRLTLREISSTARFYAVK; from the exons atgaTATATATCCGCCTCAcgctcagagaaatcagtagtactgctaggttttacacagtaatgaTATATATCCGCCTCAcgctcagagaaatcagtagtactgataggttttacacagtaataatatatatccgcCTCAcgctcagagaaatcagtagtactgataggttttacacagtaatgaTATATATCCGCCTCACggtcagagaaatcagtagtactgctaggttttacacagtaataatatatatccgcctcactctcagagaaatcagtagtactgctaggttttacacagtaataatatatatccgcctcactctcagagaaatcagtagtactgctaggttttacacagtaataatatatatccgcctcactctcagagaaatcagtagtactgctaggttttacacagtaataatatatatccgcctcactctcagagaaatcagtagtactgctag gttttacacagtaataatatatatccgcctcactctcagagaaatcagtagtactgctaggatttacacagtaataatatatatccgcctcactctcagagaaatcagtagtactgctag gttttacacagtaataatatatatccgcctcactctcagagaaatcagtagtactgctaggttttacacagtaataatatatatccgcctcactctcagagaaatcagtagtactgctaggttttacacagtaataatatatatccgcctcactctcagagaaatcagtagtactgctaggttttacacagtaataatatatatccgcctcactctcagagaaatcagtagtactgctaggttttacacagtaataatatatatccgcctcactctcagagaaatcagtagtactgctaggttttacacagtaataatatatatccgcctcactctcagagaaatcagtagtactgctag gttttacacagtaataatatatatccgcCTCAcgctcagagaaatcagtagtactgctag gttttacacagtaataatatatatccgcctccctctcagagaaatcagtagtactgctaggttttacacaatAATAATATACAtccgcctcactctcagagaaatcagtagtactgctag gttttacgcAGTCAAATGA
- the LOC127914900 gene encoding uncharacterized protein LOC127914900 isoform X16 has product MIYIRLTVREISSTARFYTVIIYIRLTLREISSTARFYTVIIYIRLTLREISSTARFYTVIIYIRLTLREISSTARFYTVIIYIRLTLREISSTARFYTVIIYIRLTLREISSTARIYTVIIYIRLTLREISSTARFYTVIIYIRLTLREISSTARFYTVIIYIRLTLREISSTARFYTVIIYIRLTLREISSTARFYTVIIYIRLTLREISSTARFYTVIIYIRLTLREISSTARFYTVIIYIRLTLREISSTARFYTVIIYIRLTLREISSTARFYTVIIYIRLTLREISSTARFYTVIIYIRLTLREISSTARFYTVIIYIRLTLREISSTARFYTVIIYIRLTLREISSTARFYTVIIYIRLTLREISSTARFYTVIIYIRLTLREISSTARFYTVIIYIRLTLREISSTARFYTVIIYIRLTLREISSTARFYTVIIYIRLTLREISSTARFYTVIIYIRLTLREISSTARFYTVIIYIRLTLREISSTARFYAVK; this is encoded by the exons atgaTATATATCCGCCTCACggtcagagaaatcagtagtactgctaggttttacacagtaataatatatatccgcctcactctcagagaaatcagtagtactgctaggttttacacagtaataatatatatccgcctcactctcagagaaatcagtagtactgctaggttttacacagtaataatatatatccgcctcactctcagagaaatcagtagtactgctaggttttacacagtaataatatatatccgcctcactctcagagaaatcagtagtactgctag gttttacacagtaataatatatatccgcctcactctcagagaaatcagtagtactgctaggatttacacagtaataatatatatccgcctcactctcagagaaatcagtagtactgctag gttttacacagtaataatatatatccgcctcactctcagagaaatcagtagtactgctaggttttacacagtaataatatatatccgcctcactctcagagaaatcagtagtactgctaggttttacacagtaataatatatatccgcctcactctcagagaaatcagtagtactgctaggttttacacagtaataatatatatccgcctcactctcagagaaatcagtagtactgctaggttttacacagtaataatatatatccgcctcactctcagagaaatcagtagtactgctaggttttacacagtaataatatatatccgcctcactctcagagaaatcagtagtactgctag gttttacacagtaataatatatatccgcctcactctcagagaaatcagtagtactgctaggttttacacagtaataatatatatccgcCTCAcgctcagagaaatcagtagtactgctaggttttacacagtaataatatatatccgcctcactctcagagaaatcagtagtactgctag gttttacacagtaataatatatatccgcctcactctcagagaaatcagtagtactgctaggttttacacagtaataatatatatccgcctcactctcagagaaatcagtagtactgctaggttttacacagtaataatatatatccgcCTCAcgctcagagaaatcagtagtactgctaggttttacacagtaataatatatatccgcctcactctcagagaaatcagtagtactgctag gttttacacagtaataatatatatccgcctcactctcagagaaatcagtagtactgctaggttttacacagtaataatatatatccgcctcactctcagagaaatcagtagtactgctaggttttacacagtaataatatatatccgcctcactctcagagaaatcagtagtactgctag gttttacacagtaataatatatatccgcctcactctcagagaaatcagtagtactgctaggttttacacagtaataatatatatccgcctcactctcagagaaatcagtagtactgctaggttttacgcAGTCAAATGA
- the LOC127914900 gene encoding uncharacterized protein LOC127914900 isoform X18, with protein sequence MIYIRLTLREISSTARFYTVMIYIRLTLREISSTDRFYTVIIYIRLTLREISSTDRFYTVMIYIRLTVREISSTARFYTVIIYIRLTLREISSTARFYTVIIYIRLTLREISSTARFYTVIIYIRLTLREISSTARFYTVIIYIRLTLREISSTARFYTVIIYIRLTLREISSTARIYTVIIYIRLTLREISSTARFYTVIIYIRLTLREISSTARFYTVIIYIRLTLREISSTARFYTVIIYIRLTLREISSTARFYTVIIYIRLTLREISSTARFYTVIIYIRLTLREISSTARFYTVIIYIRLTLREISSTARFYTVIIYIRLTLREISSTARFYTVIIYIRLTLREISSTARFYTVIIYIRLTLREISSTARFYTVIIYIRLTLREISSTARFYTVIIYIRLTLREISSTARFYTVIIYIRLTLREISSTARFYTVIIYIRLTLREISSTARFYTVIIYIRLTLREISSTARFYTVIIYIRLTLREISSTARFYAVK encoded by the exons atgaTATATATCCGCCTCAcgctcagagaaatcagtagtactgctaggttttacacagtaatgaTATATATCCGCCTCAcgctcagagaaatcagtagtactgataggttttacacagtaataatatatatccgcCTCAcgctcagagaaatcagtagtactgataggttttacacagtaatgaTATATATCCGCCTCACggtcagagaaatcagtagtactgctaggttttacacagtaataatatatatccgcctcactctcagagaaatcagtagtactgctaggttttacacagtaataatatatatccgcctcactctcagagaaatcagtagtactgctaggttttacacagtaataatatatatccgcctcactctcagagaaatcagtagtactgctaggttttacacagtaataatatatatccgcctcactctcagagaaatcagtagtactgctag gttttacacagtaataatatatatccgcctcactctcagagaaatcagtagtactgctaggatttacacagtaataatatatatccgcctcactctcagagaaatcagtagtactgctag gttttacacagtaataatatatatccgcctcactctcagagaaatcagtagtactgctaggttttacacagtaataatatatatccgcctcactctcagagaaatcagtagtactgctaggttttacacagtaataatatatatccgcctcactctcagagaaatcagtagtactgctaggttttacacagtaataatatatatccgcctcactctcagagaaatcagtagtactgctaggttttacacagtaataatatatatccgcctcactctcagagaaatcagtagtactgctaggttttacacagtaataatatatatccgcctcactctcagagaaatcagtagtactgctag gttttacacagtaataatatatatccgcctcactctcagagaaatcagtagtactgctaggttttacacagtaataatatatatccgcCTCAcgctcagagaaatcagtagtactgctaggttttacacagtaataatatatatccgcctcactctcagagaaatcagtagtactgctag gttttacacagtaataatatatatccgcctcactctcagagaaatcagtagtactgctaggttttacacagtaataatatatatccgcctcactctcagagaaatcagtagtactgctaggttttacacagtaataatatatatccgcCTCAcgctcagagaaatcagtagtactgctaggttttacacagtaataatatatatccgcctcactctcagagaaatcagtagtactgctag gttttacacagtaataatatatatccgcctcactctcagagaaatcagtagtactgctaggttttacacagtaataatatatatccgcctcactctcagagaaatcagtagtactgctaggttttacgcAGTCAAATGA
- the LOC127914900 gene encoding uncharacterized protein LOC127914900 isoform X13 yields MIYIRLTLREISSTARFYTVMIYIRLTLREISSTDRFYTVIIYIRLTLREISSTDRFYTVMIYIRLTVREISSTARFYTVIIYIRLTLREISSTARFYTVIIYIRLTLREISSTARFYTVIIYIRLTLREISSTARFYTVIIYIRLTLREISSTARFYTVIIYIRLTLREISSTARIYTVIIYIRLTLREISSTARFYTVIIYIRLTLREISSTARFYTVIIYIRLTLREISSTARFYTVIIYIRLTLREISSTARFYTVIIYIRLTLREISSTARFYTVIIYIRLTLREISSTARFYTVIIYIRLTLREISSTARFYTVIIYIRLTLREISSTARFYTVIIYIRLTLREISSTARFYTVIIYIRLTLREISSTARFYTVIIYIRLTLREISSTARFYTVIIYIRLTLREISSTARFYTVIIYIRLTLREISSTARFYTVIIYIRLTLREISSTARFYTVIIYIRLTLREISSTARFYTVIIYIRLTLREISSTARFYTVIIYIRLTLREISSTARFYAVK; encoded by the exons atgaTATATATCCGCCTCAcgctcagagaaatcagtagtactgctaggttttacacagtaatgaTATATATCCGCCTCAcgctcagagaaatcagtagtactgataggttttacacagtaataatatatatccgcCTCAcgctcagagaaatcagtagtactgataggttttacacagtaatgaTATATATCCGCCTCACggtcagagaaatcagtagtactgctaggttttacacagtaataatatatatccgcctcactctcagagaaatcagtagtactgctaggttttacacagtaataatatatatccgcctcactctcagagaaatcagtagtactgctaggttttacacagtaataatatatatccgcctcactctcagagaaatcagtagtactgctaggttttacacagtaataatatatatccgcctcactctcagagaaatcagtagtactgctag gttttacacagtaataatatatatccgcctcactctcagagaaatcagtagtactgctaggatttacacagtaataatatatatccgcctcactctcagagaaatcagtagtactgctag gttttacacagtaataatatatatccgcctcactctcagagaaatcagtagtactgctaggttttacacagtaataatatatatccgcctcactctcagagaaatcagtagtactgctaggttttacacagtaataatatatatccgcctcactctcagagaaatcagtagtactgctaggttttacacagtaataatatatatccgcctcactctcagagaaatcagtagtactgctaggttttacacagtaataatatatatccgcctcactctcagagaaatcagtagtactgctaggttttacacagtaataatatatatccgcctcactctcagagaaatcagtagtactgctag gttttacacagtaataatatatatccgcctcactctcagagaaatcagtagtactgctag gttttacacagtaataatatatatccgcctcactctcagagaaatcagtagtactgctaggttttacacagtaataatatatatccgcctcactctcagagaaatcagtagtactgctaggttttacacagtaataatatatatccgcCTCAcgctcagagaaatcagtagtactgctaggttttacacagtaataatatatatccgcctcactctcagagaaatcagtagtactgctag gttttacacagtaataatatatatccgcctcactctcagagaaatcagtagtactgctaggttttacacagtaataatatatatccgcctcactctcagagaaatcagtagtactgctaggttttacacagtaataatatatatccgcctcactctcagagaaatcagtagtactgctag gttttacacagtaataatatatatccgcctcactctcagagaaatcagtagtactgctaggttttacacagtaataatatatatccgcctcactctcagagaaatcagtagtactgctaggttttacgcAGTCAAATGA
- the LOC127914900 gene encoding uncharacterized protein LOC127914900 isoform X10: MIYIRLTLREISSTARFYTVMIYIRLTLREISSTDRFYTVIIYIRLTLREISSTDRFYTVMIYIRLTVREISSTARFYTVIIYIRLTLREISSTARFYTVIIYIRLTLREISSTARFYTVIIYIRLTLREISSTARFYTVIIYIRLTLREISSTARFYTVIIYIRLTLREISSTARIYTVIIYIRLTLREISSTARFYTVIIYIRLTLREISSTARFYTVIIYIRLTLREISSTARFYTVIIYIRLTLREISSTARFYTVIIYIRLTLREISSTARFYTVIIYIRLTLREISSTARFYTVIIYIRLTLREISSTARFYTVIIYIRLTLREISSTARFYTVIIYIRLTLREISSTARFYTVIIYIRLTLREISSTARFYTVIIYIRLTLREISSTARFYTVIIYIRLTLREISSTARFYTVIIYIRLTLREISSTARFYTVIIYIRLTLREISSTARFYTVIIYIRLTLREISSTARFYTVIIYIRLTLREISSTARFYTVIIYIRLTLREISSTARFYTVIIYIRLTLREISSTARFYAVK; the protein is encoded by the exons atgaTATATATCCGCCTCAcgctcagagaaatcagtagtactgctaggttttacacagtaatgaTATATATCCGCCTCAcgctcagagaaatcagtagtactgataggttttacacagtaataatatatatccgcCTCAcgctcagagaaatcagtagtactgataggttttacacagtaatgaTATATATCCGCCTCACggtcagagaaatcagtagtactgctaggttttacacagtaataatatatatccgcctcactctcagagaaatcagtagtactgctaggttttacacagtaataatatatatccgcctcactctcagagaaatcagtagtactgctaggttttacacagtaataatatatatccgcctcactctcagagaaatcagtagtactgctaggttttacacagtaataatatatatccgcctcactctcagagaaatcagtagtactgctag gttttacacagtaataatatatatccgcctcactctcagagaaatcagtagtactgctaggatttacacagtaataatatatatccgcctcactctcagagaaatcagtagtactgctag gttttacacagtaataatatatatccgcctcactctcagagaaatcagtagtactgctaggttttacacagtaataatatatatccgcctcactctcagagaaatcagtagtactgctaggttttacacagtaataatatatatccgcctcactctcagagaaatcagtagtactgctaggttttacacagtaataatatatatccgcctcactctcagagaaatcagtagtactgctaggttttacacagtaataatatatatccgcctcactctcagagaaatcagtagtactgctaggttttacacagtaataatatatatccgcctcactctcagagaaatcagtagtactgctag gttttacacagtaataatatatatccgcCTCAcgctcagagaaatcagtagtactgctaggttttacacagtaataatatatatccgcctcactctcagagaaatcagtagtactgctag gttttacacagtaataatatatatccgcctcactctcagagaaatcagtagtactgctaggttttacacagtaataatatatatccgcctcactctcagagaaatcagtagtactgctaggttttacacagtaataatatatatccgcCTCAcgctcagagaaatcagtagtactgctaggttttacacagtaataatatatatccgcctcactctcagagaaatcagtagtactgctag gttttacacagtaataatatatatccgcctcactctcagagaaatcagtagtactgctaggttttacacagtaataatatatatccgcctcactctcagagaaatcagtagtactgctaggttttacacagtaataatatatatccgcctcactctcagagaaatcagtagtactgctag gttttacacagtaataatatatatccgcctcactctcagagaaatcagtagtactgctaggttttacacagtaataatatatatccgcctcactctcagagaaatcagtagtactgctaggttttacgcAGTCAAATGA
- the LOC127914900 gene encoding uncharacterized protein LOC127914900 isoform X32, which produces MIYIRLTLREISSTARFYTVMIYIRLTLREISSTDRFYTVIIYIRLTLREISSTDRFYTVMIYIRLTVREISSTARFYTVIIYIRLTLREISSTARFYTVIIYIRLTLREISSTARFYTVIIYIRLTLREISSTARFYTVIIYIRLTLREISSTARFYTVIIYIRLTLREISSTARIYTVIIYIRLTLREISSTARFYTVIIYIRLTLREISSTARFYTVIIYIRLTLREISSTARFYTVIIYIRLTLREISSTARFYTVIIYIRLTLREISSTARFYTVIIYIRLTLREISSTARFYTVIIYIRLTLREISSTARFYTVIIYIRLTLREISSTARFYTVIIYIRLTLREISSTARFYTVIIYIRLTLREISSTARFYTVIIYIRLTLREISSTARFYTVIIYIRLTLREISSTARFYAVK; this is translated from the exons atgaTATATATCCGCCTCAcgctcagagaaatcagtagtactgctaggttttacacagtaatgaTATATATCCGCCTCAcgctcagagaaatcagtagtactgataggttttacacagtaataatatatatccgcCTCAcgctcagagaaatcagtagtactgataggttttacacagtaatgaTATATATCCGCCTCACggtcagagaaatcagtagtactgctaggttttacacagtaataatatatatccgcctcactctcagagaaatcagtagtactgctaggttttacacagtaataatatatatccgcctcactctcagagaaatcagtagtactgctaggttttacacagtaataatatatatccgcctcactctcagagaaatcagtagtactgctaggttttacacagtaataatatatatccgcctcactctcagagaaatcagtagtactgctag gttttacacagtaataatatatatccgcctcactctcagagaaatcagtagtactgctaggatttacacagtaataatatatatccgcctcactctcagagaaatcagtagtactgctag gttttacacagtaataatatatatccgcctcactctcagagaaatcagtagtactgctaggttttacacagtaataatatatatccgcctcactctcagagaaatcagtagtactgctaggttttacacagtaataatatatatccgcctcactctcagagaaatcagtagtactgctaggttttacacagtaataatatatatccgcctcactctcagagaaatcagtagtactgctaggttttacacagtaataatatatatccgcctcactctcagagaaatcagtagtactgctaggttttacacagtaataatatatatccgcctcactctcagagaaatcagtagtactgctag gttttacacagtaataatatatatccgcctcactctcagagaaatcagtagtactgctaggttttacacagtaataatatatatccgcCTCAcgctcagagaaatcagtagtactgctaggttttacacagtaataatatatatccgcctcactctcagagaaatcagtagtactgctag gttttacacagtaataatatatatccgcctcactctcagagaaatcagtagtactgctaggttttacacagtaataatatatatccgcctcactctcagagaaatcagtagtactgctaggttttacgcAGTCAAATGA
- the LOC127914900 gene encoding uncharacterized protein LOC127914900 isoform X21 — protein sequence MIYIRLTLREISSTARFYTVMIYIRLTLREISSTDRFYTVIIYIRLTLREISSTDRFYTVMIYIRLTVREISSTARFYTVIIYIRLTLREISSTARFYTVIIYIRLTLREISSTARFYTVIIYIRLTLREISSTARFYTVIIYIRLTLREISSTARFYTVIIYIRLTLREISSTARIYTVIIYIRLTLREISSTARFYTVIIYIRLTLREISSTARFYTVIIYIRLTLREISSTARFYTVIIYIRLTLREISSTARFYTVIIYIRLTLREISSTARFYTVIIYIRLTLREISSTARFYTVIIYIRLTLREISSTARFYTVIIYIRLTLREISSTARFYTVIIYIRLTLREISSTARFYTVIIYIRLTLREISSTARFYTVIIYIRLTLREISSTARFYTVIIYIRLTLREISSTARFYTVIIYIRLTLREISSTARFYTVIIYIRLTLREISSTARFYTVIIYIRLTLREISSTARFYAVK from the exons atgaTATATATCCGCCTCAcgctcagagaaatcagtagtactgctaggttttacacagtaatgaTATATATCCGCCTCAcgctcagagaaatcagtagtactgataggttttacacagtaataatatatatccgcCTCAcgctcagagaaatcagtagtactgataggttttacacagtaatgaTATATATCCGCCTCACggtcagagaaatcagtagtactgctaggttttacacagtaataatatatatccgcctcactctcagagaaatcagtagtactgctaggttttacacagtaataatatatatccgcctcactctcagagaaatcagtagtactgctaggttttacacagtaataatatatatccgcctcactctcagagaaatcagtagtactgctaggttttacacagtaataatatatatccgcctcactctcagagaaatcagtagtactgctag gttttacacagtaataatatatatccgcctcactctcagagaaatcagtagtactgctaggatttacacagtaataatatatatccgcctcactctcagagaaatcagtagtactgctag gttttacacagtaataatatatatccgcctcactctcagagaaatcagtagtactgctaggttttacacagtaataatatatatccgcctcactctcagagaaatcagtagtactgctaggttttacacagtaataatatatatccgcctcactctcagagaaatcagtagtactgctaggttttacacagtaataatatatatccgcctcactctcagagaaatcagtagtactgctaggttttacacagtaataatatatatccgcctcactctcagagaaatcagtagtactgctaggttttacacagtaataatatatatccgcctcactctcagagaaatcagtagtactgctag gttttacacagtaataatatatatccgcctcactctcagagaaatcagtagtactgctaggttttacacagtaataatatatatccgcCTCAcgctcagagaaatcagtagtactgctaggttttacacagtaataatatatatccgcctcactctcagagaaatcagtagtactgctag gttttacacagtaataatatatatccgcctcactctcagagaaatcagtagtactgctaggttttacacagtaataatatatatccgcctcactctcagagaaatcagtagtactgctaggttttacacagtaataatatatatccgcctcactctcagagaaatcagtagtactgctag gttttacacagtaataatatatatccgcctcactctcagagaaatcagtagtactgctaggttttacacagtaataatatatatccgcctcactctcagagaaatcagtagtactgctaggttttacgcAGTCAAATGA